A region of the Prochlorococcus marinus XMU1402 genome:
TCCTAACCAGTAATGCAAAAAAAGCACTTTCAAGATGTATTGTTTGGATTGGATACAAGATGTATTTAGATTTAATTAAACCCTTAAAAAGGGATGACCAAGTTTTAGTTGAAAGTAAACTTACTCAGGAAAGGGAAAGATGCATTAAAGCAATTAAACTTGCCGAAGAAGGAGTAAAAGTAGCTTTAATTTCTTCAGGTGAATCTGGTTTCTATGGAATGGCTGGGCTACTTTTGGAGTTGCTACAAAAAATCAAAAAAGAATCTAGACCATATTTTGAAGTACATCCTGGTATAAGTAGCGTTCAATTAGCGGCTGCTCTTAGTGGAGCACCACTAATGAATGACTTTTGTTCAATAAGCTTAAGTGATAAGTTAACTCCATGGTCTTTAATAGAAAAAAGAATTGAAGGAGCTCTTATAGGTGACTTTGTTATAGCTCTATTTAATCCTCAATCAATTGAGAGAAATTGGCAGCTAAAAAGTGTTATTGATCAATGTTTAGAATCTAGGCCTGGGAATACTCCCGTTTTAATAGCTAGGCAAGTAGGGAGAGAAAATCAATCAAAAAAATTCTTTACTTTAGGCACTATCCCTTTTAAAGAAATTGATATGTTATCAATCATTATTATAGGTAATTCTCAAACAACCCTAGTTGATGAAATATTTCTCACTCCAAGAGGATATTTACAAAATTAAGTTTAGATAATTCATTATTTGATAAATAGAATTTTTCTCTTTGCTTTTTTTTTATTAGAATACTAATCTTTTATAGTAATAATTAGAAAATAAATTGAAAAATATTGGTTTAATTTTGTTTGACATAGATGGGGTAATCCGCAGCGTAGAAAATAGTTACAGACTTTCATTAAAAAAAACAGTTTACAAATTTTCCGGATGGGAGCCAAGTTATATAGATATTGATAATGCAAAAAATGAAGGAATCTGGAATAATGACTGGGATTTAAGTTTAGAACTTATAAAAAGATGTATAAAAAAAGAGAACTTAAACCTTAAAATTCCTCCAAGAGAGGAAATAGTAAAATGCTTTGAAGAGTTTTACTTTGGTGCCGATCCAAATGAAGATAGTAAATATTGGTCTGGTTACATAACAAATGAGGAATTATTAGTTGATAAAAAGTTTTTTGATTTAATTCAAGGTAATGGAATAATCTGGGGTTTTGTTAGTGGTGCAGAGTCTGCTTCTGCAAAATTTGTTTTAGAAAAAAGACTTGGACTAAAATCACCACCATTAATATCTATGGGAGATGCACCCGAGAAGCCTGATCCTAAAGGTTTTATTAACTTATCAAAAAAGCTTATTGGAGATAAACTTGGCGAATCAAATATTCCCATTGCATATGTAGGCGATACTATTGCAGATATAAATACAGTTATAAACGCGAGAAAGGAAATACCATCTCAGAAATTCATAAGTATCGGAATAGCTCCCCCTCATTTACATTTAAATTCTCGATTAAAAGAACGTAAATCTTACGAAACAAATCTTAGAAATGCAGGCGCTGACTTGATTTTAAATTCTATTTATGACCTCAAAGATATTAATCTTGACTTGTTTTAAAACAAATATTTATTAAAAAATTTTCTGAATAAATCACGGAGGGGGATTCACTAGAAAGAGAACGCTAGTGAACCTCGATGAACTAATACGAACTAACATGATCCCAGATGGAGTTAATTTACCCACCAGTTTTTTATGTTAATTAATTGATGATTTACGCATCTGAGTTATTAATTAGAAAGTTTACTCAAAAAATTAAAAGTATAAAAAAATATCATTAAACCTACATACCCAACATTTGTGTAACACGCTCTCGAATTAGGTCTGCGATTCTTTTATTACCCTCATTGTTAGGATGTCTAGCATCGGTATAAAGTGAATCATCAATTGTTAAAGCAAGATCATTTGAGATATCTAAACAATAATTTTTTGTGCTGCACAGTTCTCGAAGTATTGAATAAAGGTATCTTATTCTTGCAAGGTATTTAGGGTAGTCTTTACGATCTAAAATCAAACAATTTTCATTTATGATTTTACAGTAATCTTTGTTCAATCCAAGTGTAGGTTGGAGGATTACAAGATATTTTGAATTCATCGCTAGGGATGCAGAATTCATGAATTTAATATTTTTTTCCCAAATTCCCGCACTGTAAGCAAGCAGTTCCTTTTCCTCCTTTGAGATGTTATGGACACCCAATTCTTTCTTTGTGAGATTAGGATTCAGAGTTTTTTTGCTCAAAAAATTTGTTTTTAATTTACTCAACTGCTTGAATGTAGTGGACTCTTTAATGTACCCAATAAGATTTGAGGGGAAGGTCCTCTCTATTTTAAAAGTTTTTCCTTCTAATCCTTTTATAACCCCAGAATTAATTCCCCTCAGAAGCATATTTGAAGCAAGAACGTTTTCTTTATTTCTTAAGTAAGGATTCCAATAAAAATATATTTCATTGATACCATTAAATGAAATGACTAGGTCATATTTGTTACTATGAAACTTGGTTATTAGTCGCAACAATTCGTTAGAAGATGTTGCTCCAGCACTTCCTGCATTTTCAACTAGGTATCTCGAGAAATTGTTTTGTGAAATACCATCAAAGAGATGATGAACCCACGTCCCGCGGAAACCAGAAAATTGTGTACCTAATGGGTCTGTCGTAGAACCACCTAAAGTTAGAACCTTAAATTGTGATGAAAAGTCATCATCATTTTGAAATACTTCGGTTGCAGAAAGGTTATCAAAACTTAGTTCCGATGTGTTGATATTTTTCCTGAAATCATTTAACTGATGAGAATGTCCTACACCAGGGTGAAATACTAATTTATGCCTTTCAGTTGAGATAGTTTTGCCAGTTTGGATCGCATTTGAAATAACTGATTCTGAATACTTAACCTTGTTCCTGATAAATTTTGCAAGATTAAGAGACAATTCTATTGATGCAATCATCCCTGTAAAAATAGCGATATTGATAAATAAAATCTTGAATATTTTTTTCACTGAACTAAAAAATTGTATAAATAAATGGCGCAACTACTGAACCCTGAGTAAATACAATGAGTATCCCCATTAAAACAATCGTAATTATCAAAGGTGCTAACCAATACTTTTTACGAACTTTCAGAAAGTCCCAAATGTCTTTAACAAGATCAAGAAATGCTTCCATGATTCAAAAGATGCGGGTTAGATCTGTTTGATGTTTTTGTTTATTTTCTCTGTAACTCTTATCTCCTTTTCTTCGTCTTCTTAATGGATCATATCCAATTAAACGCATTACAAACGAAATAGGTAGAAGAACAATAATATAAACAAGACTAAGAATTATCCTACTATTAAACCATCCAAGTGTTAGACCGATTGCCATCCAACCCTTATATGGATAGTAAAGTAAGCGGGGCGATGTAAGTCCAAGCACCAATCCTATAATGCCTACCCAAAGAGTCCATGTCCTGAATTCATGCCCAAATAGTAAAGGAAGCAACCAACCAATTAGAATGGGGAATACCAACCCAATAAGCATTCCAAACTCACGAAGTTGTTTTTTAGAGATTGTATCTTTCATAATCAATCGAGTTCAAACTCCTCCTTCCAAGTTTCATCCTTCTCGACCTTGGGTTGCTCGCTCTTGAAAAGAATTTGGTTTTGAAGAACCAAGACATCCATCTCTGTCCTCATAAAACACCTATAGGCATCTTGAGGAGTACAAACAATTGGTTCTCCTCTTACATTAAATGAAGTATTTACAATAGTCGGACAACCAGTCTTTCTCTTGAAAGCACTAATCAAATTATAGTAGCGAGGATTGGTAGTTTTGCTTACCGTTTGAACTCTTGCTGAGTAATCGACATGGGTGATTGCAGGCAGTAAAGATCTTGGGATATTGAGTTTCTCAATGCCAAAAAGTTTTTTGTCTTCTTCTGTCATCTTCTTACAAAGTTCTTTCTTCACTGGAGCAACCAAAAGCATGTAAGGACTCTTATTATTCATCTCAAACTGATTGCTGACATCTTCTTCCAGAACCGATGGGGCAAAGGGACGGAAACTTTCCCGGTACTTGATTTTGAGGTTCATCACGCTCTGCATCTTCTGATTGCGAGGGTCTCCAATGATGGAGCGCGCACCTAGTGCTCTTGGACCAAACTCCATTGGTCCATTGAACCATCCAATCACATGACCTTTCTGAAGTTCCTCAGTTAGACACTCGAATAACTCAGGATCACTATAAGTGTGGAATGGCGTTTTGATTTGTTCAAGATATTTGGTAATTTCATCGTTGCTGAACGCAGGACCTAAATAGGTCCCTTTCATGGAGTCGTTCGTGTTGACCACTCTTTCCTGTTCTAGGTGTTGATGCCATCCAACCAAGGCAGCACCTATTGCTGAACCAGCGTCACCACTAGCAGGTTGAATCCAAATTTCATCAAAGATCTTTTCTTGCAGCAATTTCCCATTGACAACGCAGTTCAGAGCGACTCCACCAGCGAGACAAAGATTGTTGATGCCCGTTTCTTCTCTCAATGACTTTGCCAGTTTGACGACAATCTCTTCAGTGACGACCTGAATAGATGCCGCTAAGTCCATGTGGAACTGGGAGAGTTCAGATTCTACCTGTCGTGGAGATCTACCAAAAAGTTTGTGAAACTTCCGTCCTGTCATGCGGAATCCCCGATGGTATTTGAAGTAACTAATATCGAGACGGAATGTCCCGTCCTCCTTGATATCAATTAAATTGTCTTTGATCTTGGAGACATATCTGGGTTCTCCATAGGGAGCAAGACCCATTAGTTTGTACTCGCCAGAATTGACTTTGAATCCGCAGTAATATGTGAATGCTGAGTAAAGAAGACCCAGGGAGTGTGGGAAACTAATTTCCCAGAGAGGTTCAATGTTCTTTCCCTTACCAATCCAAGCAGATGTTGTTGCCCACTCACCTACGCCATCCATACATAAGATAACCGCTTTATCTAAAGGACTAGGGTAAAAAGCAGCAGCAGCGTGGGAAAGATGGTGCTCTGAAAAAAGCAAGTTGGGAATATCGGTTGAATCAGTGCCAAATAACTTTTGCACTTCTTTAAGATTCTTCTTAAGTTCAGTCTTTAAAAAGAGTTTTTCCTTCA
Encoded here:
- a CDS encoding TIGR01548 family HAD-type hydrolase; amino-acid sequence: MKNIGLILFDIDGVIRSVENSYRLSLKKTVYKFSGWEPSYIDIDNAKNEGIWNNDWDLSLELIKRCIKKENLNLKIPPREEIVKCFEEFYFGADPNEDSKYWSGYITNEELLVDKKFFDLIQGNGIIWGFVSGAESASAKFVLEKRLGLKSPPLISMGDAPEKPDPKGFINLSKKLIGDKLGESNIPIAYVGDTIADINTVINARKEIPSQKFISIGIAPPHLHLNSRLKERKSYETNLRNAGADLILNSIYDLKDINLDLF
- a CDS encoding DUF5989 family protein, translating into MEAFLDLVKDIWDFLKVRKKYWLAPLIITIVLMGILIVFTQGSVVAPFIYTIF
- a CDS encoding SxtJ family membrane protein is translated as MKDTISKKQLREFGMLIGLVFPILIGWLLPLLFGHEFRTWTLWVGIIGLVLGLTSPRLLYYPYKGWMAIGLTLGWFNSRIILSLVYIIVLLPISFVMRLIGYDPLRRRRKGDKSYRENKQKHQTDLTRIF
- a CDS encoding carbamoyltransferase family protein; this encodes MDSYIIGLSCYYHDSAAALIKNGEIIAAAQEERFSRKKHDSRFPKNAVSYCLKSQGIDLSDVKEVVYYEKPLLTFERLLETYLGAAPRGGRSFVSAMQVWLKEKLFLKTELKKNLKEVQKLFGTDSTDIPNLLFSEHHLSHAAAAFYPSPLDKAVILCMDGVGEWATTSAWIGKGKNIEPLWEISFPHSLGLLYSAFTYYCGFKVNSGEYKLMGLAPYGEPRYVSKIKDNLIDIKEDGTFRLDISYFKYHRGFRMTGRKFHKLFGRSPRQVESELSQFHMDLAASIQVVTEEIVVKLAKSLREETGINNLCLAGGVALNCVVNGKLLQEKIFDEIWIQPASGDAGSAIGAALVGWHQHLEQERVVNTNDSMKGTYLGPAFSNDEITKYLEQIKTPFHTYSDPELFECLTEELQKGHVIGWFNGPMEFGPRALGARSIIGDPRNQKMQSVMNLKIKYRESFRPFAPSVLEEDVSNQFEMNNKSPYMLLVAPVKKELCKKMTEEDKKLFGIEKLNIPRSLLPAITHVDYSARVQTVSKTTNPRYYNLISAFKRKTGCPTIVNTSFNVRGEPIVCTPQDAYRCFMRTEMDVLVLQNQILFKSEQPKVEKDETWKEEFELD